TCCCTTTACCTGAGTGATTTCTCCTCCACATGATAACACCGGTTACTGCAGCATCAGCCCCTGCCAGCATGGCCAGAACGAGGGAGACCAGGACTCCAGGGGACAGGGGCCCCTTCTTACTGGGGATTGTGGGGACAGAGACAGGAGACAGTTATCAgggtgggaaaggagggaggcTGGCACGTGGAAATGGAGGCATGACGGTGTATGGGGAAAGACACCTCCCCTTACCCAAGATGAGTGTGGGCTCCGGCAGGCTGGTGTGCAGGGCCAGTGCTTgcatttaggcgacctagatggttgcctagggcaccaggatttgggagggcggcattttgcctacctcggcggcaattcggcagcggggggtccttctacGCTCTGGGTCGgaggcggcaattctgcggcgggtacttcactcgctccgggatgctctgccgaagtgccccgaagaccaggagagCGGAAAgaccctgcctagggcaccaaaaaccctggcgctgctcctgctggTGTGCTCCACCTGGCAGGCATAGCAGTGCCCGTCCTGCTGCAGGGAGATCTCCAGGGACGACTGCGTGTAGTAGGTGCTGTCTGCATTGGGTAGAATCCCGCTGGAGTCTGTCTCTGCCAGGATGTCTTCTTCATCCCGCACCCAGGAGACATGGATGGGACATGGGTAAAAGCCCCTGGCATGGCAGGAGAGGGTGATGGAGCCATCGGGGGCATCTCTGCAGGAAACCGAGACCTCGGGGGGCACTGGGCAGAG
This genomic interval from Gopherus evgoodei ecotype Sinaloan lineage unplaced genomic scaffold, rGopEvg1_v1.p scaffold_108_arrow_ctg1, whole genome shotgun sequence contains the following:
- the LOC115639711 gene encoding major histocompatibility complex class I-related gene protein-like — encoded protein: MTSLQAGVLQYAYDSQDFIGFDGQRGLWVAAVQPAVLSNQRWEANRPWCQFLQHYLQQECVEMLRSLVQHGRETLGRQLPPEVSVSCRDAPDGSITLSCHARGFYPCPIHVSWVRDEEDILAETDSSGILPNADSTYYTQSSLEISLQQDGHCYACQVEHTSRSSARVFGALGRVFPLSCKKGPLSPGVLVSLVLAMLAGADAAVTGVIMWRRNHS